A genomic window from Thalassoroseus pseudoceratinae includes:
- the rpmI gene encoding 50S ribosomal protein L35, which yields MPKQKTHKGMKKRFRVTASGKIKHRSAYRGHKLSHKNGKRKRHLRADNVVTGTEAKTIIEALAPGM from the coding sequence ATGCCTAAACAAAAAACCCACAAGGGAATGAAGAAGCGTTTTCGTGTGACCGCTTCCGGGAAGATTAAGCATCGTAGCGCTTACCGTGGTCACAAGCTCAGCCACAAAAACGGCAAGCGTAAACGCCATCTTCGTGCCGACAACGTCGTCACGGGAACCGAAGCGAAAACCATTATCGAAGCGTTGGCCCCCGGAATGTAA
- the rplT gene encoding 50S ribosomal protein L20, with protein sequence MRVTSGKARHRSKKRLFKEAKGNRGGRGKLLRSVKETIIRSRQFAYRDRRVKKRDFRALWITRITAACRMNGLSYSRFIFGLKQAEIELNRKSLSELAYNEPEVFAEVVNAVKAKLDG encoded by the coding sequence ATGAGAGTTACATCGGGGAAGGCGCGTCATCGCTCCAAGAAGCGTCTGTTCAAAGAAGCCAAGGGCAATCGCGGCGGCCGCGGCAAGTTGCTGCGGAGCGTCAAAGAAACGATCATCCGGTCCCGGCAATTCGCGTATCGAGACCGTCGTGTCAAGAAGCGCGACTTCCGCGCTCTCTGGATCACGCGGATCACAGCGGCTTGCCGTATGAACGGTTTGTCGTACTCCCGATTCATTTTTGGCCTCAAACAGGCTGAAATCGAGCTGAATCGGAAATCACTCAGCGAACTCGCCTACAATGAACCAGAAGTGTTCGCCGAAGTTGTGAACGCTGTCAAAGCCAAGCTGGACGGCTAA
- the fliM gene encoding flagellar motor switch protein FliM has translation MADVLSQGEVESLLAALGPGNKKKKKNKPAAAPGSGGRAINVYDFKRPERVSKEQMRAFQALHDGFGREFGASLSSMLRTIVEVKLISVDQLTYSEFVFSVENPTCFNLMRSDGLDGHLILDLNPTIIFPIFDRLLGGGKESRHAIPSRPLTDIETRLVGRITDLAIKGLENAWDRLCELKLSVVQVESNPQLVQIVPPNEVIVLISFELTMGDTRGIMNLCIPFNTIEPLAGKLSSDTWSAYTKKSADTRQRLNLETHMGSAGVEVIVHLAETKISAGELATLAVGDIITTEQEQTSPLTLLVEGHPMFTAYPGVLKWKKAVRIGEVISRPQDLVEQKVREAEAQAAESGASIEPAG, from the coding sequence ATGGCGGATGTTCTCAGTCAAGGCGAGGTCGAATCGCTCCTGGCGGCGCTCGGGCCTGGCAACAAAAAGAAAAAGAAGAACAAACCGGCGGCCGCTCCCGGAAGTGGCGGACGGGCCATCAACGTCTACGACTTCAAACGGCCCGAACGCGTCAGCAAAGAGCAGATGCGCGCGTTTCAAGCCCTGCACGATGGGTTCGGCCGTGAGTTCGGTGCCTCACTGTCTTCGATGCTGCGGACAATCGTCGAAGTCAAACTCATCAGTGTCGACCAACTGACATACAGTGAGTTTGTCTTCAGCGTCGAAAACCCGACGTGTTTCAACTTAATGCGATCGGACGGACTCGACGGGCACCTGATCCTCGATCTCAACCCGACGATCATCTTTCCGATTTTCGACCGACTTCTTGGTGGCGGGAAAGAGTCGCGACATGCGATCCCTTCGCGACCGCTCACCGACATCGAAACACGCCTCGTCGGTCGCATCACGGACCTTGCTATCAAAGGTCTCGAAAATGCCTGGGACCGGCTGTGTGAACTCAAGCTCTCCGTCGTGCAAGTCGAGAGTAACCCTCAGTTGGTGCAAATTGTTCCGCCGAACGAGGTCATCGTCCTGATCAGCTTTGAACTGACGATGGGCGATACACGCGGAATCATGAACTTGTGCATCCCATTCAACACCATCGAACCGCTGGCGGGGAAACTATCTTCAGACACTTGGTCCGCGTATACGAAAAAATCAGCAGACACTCGGCAACGACTCAACCTGGAAACGCACATGGGCAGCGCGGGAGTCGAGGTCATCGTGCACTTGGCCGAAACCAAAATTTCCGCCGGAGAGTTGGCGACATTGGCTGTTGGCGATATTATCACGACAGAACAGGAACAGACCTCCCCCTTAACTCTCTTGGTGGAAGGTCATCCAATGTTCACCGCCTACCCAGGCGTGTTAAAATGGAAAAAGGCCGTTCGGATTGGTGAGGTCATCTCGCGTCCGCAGGATCTGGTCGAGCAGAAAGTTCGGGAAGCGGAGGCACAAGCCGCTGAATCCGGAGCTTCTATCGAGCCCGCGGGGTGA